One region of Miscanthus floridulus cultivar M001 chromosome 19, ASM1932011v1, whole genome shotgun sequence genomic DNA includes:
- the LOC136526538 gene encoding secreted RxLR effector protein 161-like, which produces MVDCKLCVNPMEERLKLSKNSTAAKVDATCYRSIVGGLRYVSRFMEDPREDHWIAVKRLLCCVKGTVDQGIVFPKTGDEGGLRLTVFNDALPKTDDGGGLRLTVFSDADMADDIDGRRSIFGVLVFLGSALISWQPLKQKVVALSTCEVEYVAAATTACQAVWLCWLLCEQTGEEARPPALNGRIILEFVETDRQLANILTKPLGRLWFSELKNKIGMVELKTKE; this is translated from the exons ATGGTAGACTGCAAGCTGTGCGTGAATCCAATGGAGGAAAGGCTGAAGCTGTCAAAGAACAGCACCGCAGCGAAGGTGGACGCGACGTGTtatcggagcatcgtcggcgggctACG GTATGTCAGTCggttcatggaggatccccgcgAGGATCATTGGATTGCAGTGAAACGACTGCTGTGCTGCGTCAAAGGGAcagtggatcaggggatcgtctttCCCAAGACCGGCGACGAAGGTGGGCTGCGGCTCACAGTCTTCAACGATGCACTCCCCAAGACCGACGACGGAGGTGGGCTACGGCTCACAGTCTTCAGCGATGCTGACATGGCGGACGACATTGATGGGCGGCGGAGCATCTTTggtgtgctcgtcttccttggtTCGGCCCTGATTTCGTGGCAGCCActgaagcagaaggtggtggcgttgtCTACGTGTGAAGTGGAGTATGTCGCGGCGGCCACAACGGCGTGCCAAGCGGTCTGGCTATGCTGGCTGCTGTGCGAGCAGACCGGCGAGGAAGCTCGTCCGCCAGCTCTGAATG GACGGATCATCCTCGAGTTTGTCGAGACCGACCGACAGCTCGCGAACatcctcaccaagccacttgGACGCCTTTGGTTCTCAGAACTGAAGAACAAGATTGGCATGGTGGAGCTCAAGACCAAGGAGTAG
- the LOC136526536 gene encoding uncharacterized protein, which translates to MTWRNAKKHVVEEVLLLLLHNPQMHQPMLLLLPLDQVVVLQPLGTYKHPGNPWDLKNCRQKVDETLRGYIRRFSRQCNERPNVTDADVIGAFLSGMTCESLVHKLGRKGPRTTKELLDIATSHASREGAVGAIFDRLEDKARRDEGADEGTSNRSAKRKNKKQRCEDSLVATADRKVGRKPAEGTPNHFENLLEGSCPNHAFPVKHLLKDCGLMRRFLSEGSNKGEQGKDPPPTADDAEEKDDDLPTPDGCPMIFEGSAAYDSKCRQKVARREVYTAQPTTPPFLRWSESAITFDRIDHPDTIPHPGRYPLVVDPIVGPKRLTKVLMDGGSGLNIMYAKTLDEMGVDRARLRSTRAPFHGIVPRKQAMLLGRIDLPVTFGD; encoded by the exons ATGACATGGAGGAACGCGAAGAAGCACGTGGTGGAGGAggtgctcctgctgctgctgcacaaCCCTCAGATGCATCAGCCTATGCTGTTGCTGCTCCCCCTGGACCAGGTGGTGGTGCTCCAACCTCTA ggcacatacaagcaccctgggaacccatgggacctcaagaactgtcgtCAGAAGGTCGATgagaccctccgcgggtacattcggcgcttctccaGGCAGTGCAACGAGCGCCCTAACgtcaccgacgccgacgtgataggagccttcctgtccgggatgacctgcgagtccttggttcataagctgggacgcaagggcccgcgtaccaccaaggaactcctggacatcgccactagccacgccTCAAGAGAAggggcggtcggagcgatcttcgatcgcctcgaggACAAGGCAAGGCGAGACGAGGGTGccgacgaaggcacctccaatcgttccgccaaaaggaagaataagaagcaacggtgcgaggactcgctcgtggccacagCTGACCGCAAAGTTggtcggaagcccgcggagggcactccgaaccacttcgaaaatTTACTCGAGGGGTCGTGCCCTAACCACGCCTTTCCtgttaagcatctgctcaaggactgcggCCTCATGCGGCGATTCTTGTccgaaggctccaacaaaggggagcaggggaaagaCCCTCCCCCCACTGCggacgacgccgaggagaaggacgacgaccTTCCAACACCGGACGGCTGCCCTATGATCTTCgaaggatcagcggcctatgactccaaatgccgtcagaaggtcgcacgtcgcgaagtctacacggcccaaccgaccacacctcccttccttcgatggtcggagtccgccataaccttcgatcggatcgACCATCCAGATACCATCCCACACCcagggagatatccgcttgtggtcgacccaatcgtcggcccaaagcgactcaccaaagtactaatggacggaggcagcggcctcaacatcatgtacgccaagacgctcgacgagatgggcgtcgaccgggcGCGTCTACGCTCGactcgagcacctttccatggcatcgtgcctaggaagcaggccatgctgCTCGGGCGgatcgatctgcccgttaccttcggggattag
- the LOC136526537 gene encoding uncharacterized protein — MMDVLNQARGVLRDIIVPNGRSLIARSREKSRFLHEQKVEWDRLTKEARLRGDDLSARVQQDEEATARVRKEWDELLQKDAEACQRAVDLLEELEWEWDLKLEAEERSAALQQKANLDAEVVARLRREQDELRQTAERLRLERGTAREERDKAVRERDEVRHGVSSLQADVGATVALRLEVESISVGLGTELAEVWGILQAESDEQDLLRVAIEVVFDDLGVARPEEIGSLTAHAVDIMARVRQLEKNPFHSRITQAFDVARSHYDQEVNLEAMSLGFAPGYENSELNEIEKAVTPIAWNLANRLKDSSPSEEVVSRISLINIYL; from the exons ATGATGGATGTCCTGAACCAGGCCAGGGGCGTCCTGCGTGACATCATCGTTCCCAATGGCCGG tccctcattgctcgtagccgggagaaatcccggttcctccatgagcagaaggtggaatgggaccgcctcaccaAGGAGGCCCGACTGCGCGGAGAT gatctgTCGGCGAGGGTGCAGCAGGACGAGGAGGCGACCGCCAGGGTCCGAAAGGAGTGGGACGAGTTGCTCCAAAAGGATGCCGAGGCCTGTCAGCGGGCCGTCGACCTCCTGGAAGAGCTAGAGTGGGAGTGGGATCTCAAGCTGGAAGCCGAGGAGAGGTCCGCGGCCCTGCAACAGAAGGCGAACCTAGATGCCGAGGTGGTTGCCCGGCTACGCAGGGAGCAAGACGAGCTACGCCAGACTGCAGAAAGACTCCGCTTGGAGCGTGGCACGGCCCGCGAGGAGCGGGACAAGGCCGTCCGAGAGCGCGACGAGGTACGTCACGGGGTCAGCTCCCTCCAGGCGGATGTTGGAGCCACGGTTGCCTTAAGGCTGGAGGTCGAGAGCATCTCTGTCGGGCTGGGCACGGAGCTTGCCGAGGTGTGGGGGATTCTTCAGGCCGAGAGTGATGAGCAGGATCTCCTGCGCGTCGCCATCGAGGTGGTTTTCGATGACCTGGGGGTGGCGCGGCCGGAGGAAATCGGCTCACTTACGGCCCATGCCGTAGATATCATGGCACGGGTGCGCCAGCTTGAGAAGAACCCCTTTCACTCTAGGATCACCCAAGCATTTGatgttgcccgctctcattatgatcaggaagttaacttggaggcaatgagcctcggcttcgcaCCTGGCTATGAAAACTCCGAGCTgaatgagattgagaaggcggtgactcctatTGCGTGGAACCTGGCGAATAGGCTGAAAGACAGTTCTCCCTccgaggaagtagttagtcgaataagtctgataaacatttatctgtaa